In a single window of the Rhineura floridana isolate rRhiFlo1 chromosome 3, rRhiFlo1.hap2, whole genome shotgun sequence genome:
- the OMD gene encoding osteomodulin has product MGILSQVLTIILLFGATVFSQYESDDFEDEYENAMDNQYPSIFHHIPYSATPAECAKECFCPPAFPVSMYCDHRKLQTIPSIPTHIQQLYLQYNDIEAVPVEPFVNATALREVNLSHNKIKSHMIDTGAFAKLSNLVQLHLEYNLLEEIPSPLPRSLQRLILGFNQISRLPSKDLEGLANVTMLDLCNNYLEDPQVKKIHFSNMKNLMQINLCSNRLQSMPPDLPFSLMYLSLENNSISFIPDHYFQKLPKLIAIRMSYNNLQEVPYNVFNLSNLMELNLGHNKLKQIFYIPRSLQHLYIEDNDMEAINVTLMCPSIDPLNFSHLTYIRVDQNKLTAPISTYAFFCFPHVHSIYYGEQKISANQQTQLRTPVFRRYLTPEEYDEAEDYYEEQDRDHDQRGRDDNHFDPYLY; this is encoded by the exons ATGGGAATCCTAAGTCAAGTATTAACTATCATTCTTCTCTTTGGAGCCACAGTGTTCTCTCAATATGAAAGCGATGACTTTGAGGATGAATATGAAAATGCAATGGATAACCAATATCCATCCATTTTCCATCATATTCCTTATTCTGCCACACCTGCTGAATGTGCCAAAGAATGCTTTTGCCCACCTGCTTTCCCAGTATCAATGTACTGTGATCATCGTAAACTTCAGACAATACCAAGCATTCCCACTCACATCCAACAACTCTATCTACAGTATAATGACATTGAAGCTGTGCCTGTGGAACCTTTTGTTAATGCTACTGCCCTGAGAGAAGTTAACCTCAGCCACAACAAAATTAAGTCTCACATGATTGACACTGGTGCCTTTGCCAAACTTTCAAATCTAGTGCAACTTCACTTAGAATACAATCTGTTGGAAGAAATTCCATCTCCTCTGCCTAGAAGCTTACAACGACTGATCCTGGGTTTCAATCAAATTTCCAGGTTGCCAAGCAAAGACCTTGAAGGTTTAGCAAATGTGACTATGCTTGACCTGTGCAATAACTATCTTGAGGATCCTCAAGTCAAAAAAATACACTTTTCAAATATGAAAAACCTAATGCAGATCAACCTCTGCAGCAACAGACTTCAATCTATGCCTCCCGATCTACCATTTTCACTTATGTATCTTTCCCTTGAAAATAACTCAATTTCTTTCATTCCAGATCATTATTTCCAGAAACTTCCCAAACTTATTGCTATACGAATGTCATACAACAATCTGCAAGAAGTTccttataatgtttttaacctttctaATCTTATGGAACTCAATCTTGGCCACAATAAACTGAAGCAAATATTCTATATTCCAAGAAGCCTGCAGCATTTGTACATAGAAGACAATGACATGGAAG CAATCAATGTCACATTAATGTGCCCTTCTATTGATCCACTGAACTTCAGCCACTTAACCTACATACGAGTGGACCAAAATAAGCTCACCGCTCCAATAAGTACATACGCCTTCTTCTGCTTTCCACATGTACACAGTATTTATTATGGTGAACAAAAAATTAGTGCGAACCAGCAAACACAGCTGAGAACTCCAGTGTTCCGAAGATATTTAACACCAGAAGAGTATGATGAAGCAGAAGATTACTATGAAGAACAAGATCGTGATCATGATCAAAGGGGAAGGGATGATAATCACTTTGATCCTTATTTATATTGA